A genome region from Magnolia sinica isolate HGM2019 chromosome 8, MsV1, whole genome shotgun sequence includes the following:
- the LOC131252588 gene encoding coatomer subunit delta-like, giving the protein MVVLAASIISKSGKALVSRQFVDMSRIRIEGLLAAFPKLVGIGKQHTYVETENVRYVYQPIESLYLLLVTNKQSNILEDLETLSILSKLVPEYSVSLDEEGICKTAFELIFAFDEVISLGHKENVTFAQVKQYCEMESHEEKLHKLLMQSKINETKDVMKRKASEIDKSKIDKNRGDKGGYMSMHSMGSGRIESSFSDMGISGGGGGFGSGSGYGSGADVEPFSSKSKGRPSASATAPPKGLGMKLGKTQKTNQFLESLKAEGELISEDVQPTATQSRSSIPLPPADPITLTTEERLNVTLKRDGGVSNFDVQGTLLLQILNQEDGLIQVQIETGSNSSVLFKTHPNINKELFSSENILGLKDPNRPFPTGQTGDAAGVGLLKWRMQSMDESLVPLTINCWPSVSGGETYVSMEYEASAMFDLRNVVITIPLPALRDPPNVRQVDGEWRYDPRGSVLEWSILLIDNSNRSGSMEFVVPPADSSVFFPINVRFAAANTFSDVKVVSVLPLRGGPPPKFGQRTQLITDNYQVV; this is encoded by the exons ATG GTGGTTCTTGCAGCTTCTATCATTAGCAAGTCTGGTAAAG cacTAGTCTCAAGGCAGTTTGTGGATATGTCTCGTATAAGGATAGAGGGATTGCTTGCAGCATTTCCCAAATTGGTTGGCATAGGAAAACAACACACATATGTTGAGACTGAAAATGTGCGCTATGTCTACCAGCCGATTGAATCTCTATATTTGCTACTTGTAACAAACAAGCAGAGCAACATACTTGAAGACTTGGAGACCTTGAGCATTCTGTCCAAACTT GTACCCGAGTATTCTGTCTCTCTAGATGAGGAGGGTATTTGCAAGACGGCCTTTGAACTGATTTTTGCTTTTGACGAAGTCATCTCTCTTGGACACAAAGAAAATGTAACTTTTGCACAGGTTAAGCAATATTGTGAGATGGAAAGTCACGAAGAAAAGCTGCATAAGCTGCTAATGCAGAGCAAGATCAATGAAACCAAGGATGTCATGAAGCGCAAAGCCAGTGAGATTGACAAAAGCAAG ATTGATAAGAATAGAGGTGATAAAGGAGGGTATATGTCCATGCACTCCATGGGTTCAGGAAGAATTGAAAGTAGCTTTAGCGATATGGGTATATCTGGTGGGGGTGGTGGTTTTGGAAGTGGTTCTGGGTATGGATCAGGAGCGGATGTTGAACCCTTTTCTAGCAAGTCTAAAG GCCGTCCATCTGCATCTGCCACTGCTCCTCCAAAAGGTCTTGGTATGAAACTCGGCAAGACACAAAAAACAAACCAATTCTTGGAATCTCTTAAAGCGGAAGGCGAATTGATTTCAGAGGATGTGCAACCAACTGCTACTCAGTCAAGGTCATCCATTCCACTTCCACCTGCTGATCCCATCAcattgaccactgaagagaggctTAATGTGACACTCAAGCGAGATGGTGGGGTTAGCAACTTTGATGTTCAAGGTACCCTTTTGCTCCAAATTCTAAACCAGGAAGACGGGCTCATCCAAGttcag ATTGAAACCGGTTCGAATTCCAGTGTCCTCTTCAAAACCCACCCCAACATCAACAAAGAGTTATTTTCCAGTGAAAATATTCTTGGCCTTAAGGATCCTAACAGGCCCTTTCCCACTGGTCAAACTGGTGATGCAGCAGGTGTTGGTCTTCTGAAGTGGAGAATGCAGAGCATGGACGAATCTCTTGTGCCACTAACAA TCAACTGCTGGCCCTCTGTTTCTGGAGGTGAAACTTATGTCAGCATGGAATATGAAGCATCGGCAATGTTTGACCTACGGAATGTCGTGATCACAATACCACTGCCTGCACTTAGAGATCCACCTAATGTTCGTCAGGTTGATGGGGAATGGAG GTATGACCCAAGGGGTTCTGTCTTGGAGTGGTCCATTCTTCTTATTGATAACTCTAATCGCAG TGGATCGATGGAGTTCGTTGTTCCTCCGGCAGATTCTTCTGTGTTCTTCCCTATTAATGTTAGGTTTGCTGCTGCAAACACATTCAGTGACGTAAAG GTTGTTAGTGTCCTGCCACTAAGAGGCGGCCCACCTCCCAAGTTTGGTCAAAGAACACAGTTGATCACGGATAACTACCAGGTTGTTTGA
- the LOC131252589 gene encoding anthranilate synthase alpha subunit 2, chloroplastic-like isoform X2, whose amino-acid sequence MSVVGAQPTMEIVAKENLVTIMDHEEGRRTEEFVEDPMGIPRKIMEGWSPQLIDDLPDAFCGGWVGYFSYDTVRYVEKKKLPFSSAPEDDRNLPDVHLGLYDDVIVFDHVEKKAYVIHWVRLDKYSSAEEAYNDGINRLEILLSRVLDIDPPRLAAGSVKLYTRLFGSSLKESSMTSEAFKKVVMQAKEHILAGDIFQIVLSQRFERRTFADPFEVYRALRVVNPSPYMTYLQARGCILVASSPEILTRVKKKKVVNRPLAGTVRRGKTDKEDDLLEKQLLSDEKQCAEHIMLVDLGRNDVGKVSKHGSVKVEKLMNIERYSHVMHISSTVTGELFDHLTSWDALRSALPVGTVSGAPKVKAMELIDRLEVTRRGPYSGGFGGVSFTGDMDIALALRTIIFPTSTRYDTMYSYKDVHRRREWVAHLQSGAGIVADSDPDDEQRECENKAAGLARAIDLAESTFVEK is encoded by the exons ATGTC TGTGGTGGGAGCTCAGCCGACGATGGAGATCGTGGCAAAGGAGAATTTGGTTACAATCATGGACCATGAGGAAGGGAGGAGGACAGAAGAGTTTGTTGAGGATCCAATGGGGATCCCGAGGAAAATAATGGAAGGTTGGAGTCCCCAACTTATTGATGATCTTCCAGATGCCTTTTGTG GAGGATGGGTGGGCTATTTTTCATATGATACTGTCCGATACGTGGAGAAGAAAAAGTTACCTTTCTCAAGTGCTCCTGAGGATGATAGAAACCTCCCAGATGTTCATTTAGGACTCTATGATGATGTCATAGTGTTTGATCACGTGGAAAAG AAAGCTTATGTAATTCATTGGGTGCGGCTAGATAAGTACTCCTCTGCCGAGGAGGCCTACAATGATGGAATAAACCGGTTGGAGATTTTGTTGTCCAGGGTACTAGATATCGATCC CCCAAGATTAGCAGCAGGTTCAGTGAAACTGTATACTCGTCTTTTTGGTTCTTCATTGAAGGAGTCATCCATGACAAGTGAAGCATTTAAGAAGGTGGTTATGCAGGCGAAAGAGCATATCCTGGCAGGAGATATTTTTCAGATTGTGTTGAGTCAGCGTTTTGAACGTCGAACATTTGCAGACCCTTTTGAAGTATATAGAGCATTGAGAGTTGTGAATCCGAGTCCATACATGACTTACTTACAG GCTAGAGGATGCATTCTGGTTGCTTCAAGCCCTGAAATTCTAACTCGTGTGAAGAAG AAGAAAGTTGTTAACCGACCTCTTGCTGGGACTGTTAGAAGAGGCAAAACAGATAAGGAGGATGATTTGTTAGAAAAGCAGCTACTGAGTGATGAAAAGCAATGTGCCGAGCACATAATGCTGGTCGATTTGGGACGGAATGATGTTGGAAAG GTTTCCAAGCATGGTTCTGTAAAGGTGGAGAAACTCATGAATATTGAAAGATACTCTCATGTGATGCACATCAGCTCCACG GTCACAGGAGAGCTATTTGATCATCTCACTTCCTGGGATGCTCTGCGTTCTGCTTTGCCTGTTGGAACCGTGAGCGGAGCACCAAAG GTAAAAGCAATGGAGTTGATAGATCGGTTGGAAGTCACAAGACGAGGGCCATACAGTGGTGGGTTTGGGGGTGTGTCATTTACTGGTGATATGGACATAGCACTCGCTCTCCGGACCATCATTTTCCCGACTAGCACCCGTTATGATACAATGTACTCGTACAAGGATGTGCACAGGCGCCGAGAATGGGTGGCCCACCTTCAGTCTGGTGCAGGCATTGTGGCCGACAGTGATCCTGATGATGAGCAGAGAGAGTGTGAGAATAAAGCAGCCGGTCTTGCCCGTGCCATTGATCTTGCAGAGTCAACATTCGTTGAGAAATGA
- the LOC131252589 gene encoding anthranilate synthase alpha subunit 2, chloroplastic-like isoform X1 — translation MQTLAVTPRLSPPSFRQIPKLSVNGVSRSSVAFPTRRSFSVPSFKCSALSTPSVDSDDAVKFIEASKSGNLVPLYRCIFSDHLTPVLAYRCLVKEDDREAPSFLFESVEQGFRASNVGRYSVVGAQPTMEIVAKENLVTIMDHEEGRRTEEFVEDPMGIPRKIMEGWSPQLIDDLPDAFCGGWVGYFSYDTVRYVEKKKLPFSSAPEDDRNLPDVHLGLYDDVIVFDHVEKKAYVIHWVRLDKYSSAEEAYNDGINRLEILLSRVLDIDPPRLAAGSVKLYTRLFGSSLKESSMTSEAFKKVVMQAKEHILAGDIFQIVLSQRFERRTFADPFEVYRALRVVNPSPYMTYLQARGCILVASSPEILTRVKKKKVVNRPLAGTVRRGKTDKEDDLLEKQLLSDEKQCAEHIMLVDLGRNDVGKVSKHGSVKVEKLMNIERYSHVMHISSTVTGELFDHLTSWDALRSALPVGTVSGAPKVKAMELIDRLEVTRRGPYSGGFGGVSFTGDMDIALALRTIIFPTSTRYDTMYSYKDVHRRREWVAHLQSGAGIVADSDPDDEQRECENKAAGLARAIDLAESTFVEK, via the exons ACTCTGATGACGCGGTTAAATTTATTGAGGCATCAAAGAGTGGAAACCTGGTGCCGCTTTATCGCTGCATATTCTCCGATCATCTGACGCCAGTTTTGGCATACAGATGTTTGGTTAAAGAAGACGATCGAGAGGCGCCAAGCTTTTTATTTGAATCCGTCGAGCAAGGATTCCGTGCATCAAATGTC GGGCGTTATAGTGTGGTGGGAGCTCAGCCGACGATGGAGATCGTGGCAAAGGAGAATTTGGTTACAATCATGGACCATGAGGAAGGGAGGAGGACAGAAGAGTTTGTTGAGGATCCAATGGGGATCCCGAGGAAAATAATGGAAGGTTGGAGTCCCCAACTTATTGATGATCTTCCAGATGCCTTTTGTG GAGGATGGGTGGGCTATTTTTCATATGATACTGTCCGATACGTGGAGAAGAAAAAGTTACCTTTCTCAAGTGCTCCTGAGGATGATAGAAACCTCCCAGATGTTCATTTAGGACTCTATGATGATGTCATAGTGTTTGATCACGTGGAAAAG AAAGCTTATGTAATTCATTGGGTGCGGCTAGATAAGTACTCCTCTGCCGAGGAGGCCTACAATGATGGAATAAACCGGTTGGAGATTTTGTTGTCCAGGGTACTAGATATCGATCC CCCAAGATTAGCAGCAGGTTCAGTGAAACTGTATACTCGTCTTTTTGGTTCTTCATTGAAGGAGTCATCCATGACAAGTGAAGCATTTAAGAAGGTGGTTATGCAGGCGAAAGAGCATATCCTGGCAGGAGATATTTTTCAGATTGTGTTGAGTCAGCGTTTTGAACGTCGAACATTTGCAGACCCTTTTGAAGTATATAGAGCATTGAGAGTTGTGAATCCGAGTCCATACATGACTTACTTACAG GCTAGAGGATGCATTCTGGTTGCTTCAAGCCCTGAAATTCTAACTCGTGTGAAGAAG AAGAAAGTTGTTAACCGACCTCTTGCTGGGACTGTTAGAAGAGGCAAAACAGATAAGGAGGATGATTTGTTAGAAAAGCAGCTACTGAGTGATGAAAAGCAATGTGCCGAGCACATAATGCTGGTCGATTTGGGACGGAATGATGTTGGAAAG GTTTCCAAGCATGGTTCTGTAAAGGTGGAGAAACTCATGAATATTGAAAGATACTCTCATGTGATGCACATCAGCTCCACG GTCACAGGAGAGCTATTTGATCATCTCACTTCCTGGGATGCTCTGCGTTCTGCTTTGCCTGTTGGAACCGTGAGCGGAGCACCAAAG GTAAAAGCAATGGAGTTGATAGATCGGTTGGAAGTCACAAGACGAGGGCCATACAGTGGTGGGTTTGGGGGTGTGTCATTTACTGGTGATATGGACATAGCACTCGCTCTCCGGACCATCATTTTCCCGACTAGCACCCGTTATGATACAATGTACTCGTACAAGGATGTGCACAGGCGCCGAGAATGGGTGGCCCACCTTCAGTCTGGTGCAGGCATTGTGGCCGACAGTGATCCTGATGATGAGCAGAGAGAGTGTGAGAATAAAGCAGCCGGTCTTGCCCGTGCCATTGATCTTGCAGAGTCAACATTCGTTGAGAAATGA